From the Alloalcanivorax dieselolei B5 genome, one window contains:
- a CDS encoding DUF6708 domain-containing protein: protein MLSDYTGLGRNAYKVNRPLTPDEKASRLSKDRRWTDEPPNDEALLIKINSTYLEIVDRWYWQKGQIQVFTLVSFLMFAISPVYFLMMELQRAERGWDAWAFLLFTFLLGWGLAWAIWKGMRMEIFAYTHYPIRLNRKNRMVYAFRTDGTVIRAPWDDLFLHIGEGTVPTVGTTYDIRAHVLDEDGVTVKDTFTLAYPGFLTGKNDLPRLMRVGEYVRRYMEEPDGVKKNAEYSMLFNPVEGRREGIHWSLIRAFAPSSRYPWLQLLFSMVFSLFFLGRWLTMLTCKVPVWPEEIEEECKIEADDPYRKDASNNPKFGFLEGPWLVICVLTGLAVLAWVLVKYSPLSLLFSG, encoded by the coding sequence ATGCTGTCTGACTATACCGGTCTAGGTAGGAATGCCTATAAAGTAAATCGTCCCCTTACCCCTGACGAGAAAGCGAGTCGGTTGTCAAAAGACCGGCGCTGGACGGATGAACCTCCCAACGATGAAGCATTACTGATCAAAATTAACAGCACTTACTTGGAGATAGTGGACCGATGGTATTGGCAAAAAGGGCAGATCCAGGTTTTTACGCTGGTTTCCTTTTTAATGTTTGCAATTTCTCCGGTTTATTTCCTAATGATGGAGCTGCAAAGGGCTGAAAGGGGGTGGGATGCTTGGGCTTTTCTTCTCTTTACGTTTCTTCTAGGTTGGGGTCTGGCCTGGGCCATCTGGAAAGGCATGAGAATGGAAATCTTTGCCTACACCCATTACCCCATACGTCTGAACAGAAAGAACCGGATGGTGTACGCCTTTCGCACTGATGGTACCGTGATTCGGGCGCCCTGGGACGACCTGTTTCTTCATATCGGGGAAGGGACGGTGCCGACGGTGGGCACCACCTACGATATCCGTGCCCATGTGCTTGATGAGGATGGTGTCACGGTAAAAGACACCTTTACTCTGGCGTATCCGGGTTTCCTTACCGGCAAGAATGATTTGCCGCGTTTGATGCGTGTGGGGGAATATGTCCGCCGGTATATGGAAGAACCGGATGGGGTGAAGAAGAATGCGGAGTACAGCATGTTGTTCAACCCGGTGGAGGGCCGCAGGGAAGGCATTCACTGGAGCTTGATCCGCGCTTTCGCGCCGTCGTCGCGGTATCCCTGGCTTCAGCTACTGTTTTCGATGGTTTTTTCGCTATTCTTCCTGGGCCGCTGGTTGACCATGCTGACCTGCAAGGTGCCGGTCTGGCCGGAGGAGATCGAAGAGGAATGCAAGATTGAAGCGGATGATCCGTACCGGAAGGATGCGAGCAACAACCCAAAATTCGGATTCCTGGAGGGGCCCTGGCTGGTGATCTGTGTTTTGACCGGCCTCGCGGTGCTTGCGTGGGTGCTTGTTAAATACTCGCCGCTGTCGCTTCTGTTTTCCGGTTAG
- a CDS encoding response regulator — protein sequence MRWFQNLSVRLKILAVAVLGIVLFLAYFLYSYYIAATNIDHLSRIENHDFPVLELVNANNLEFVGIADAYSTAIAQIDERPLDEARVRSDQFLERLGDIDRLDPALTDDVDKIRMSFINYLNEATGLAEALIEDPMTLVNSYAWLDRVELLERQLKQVQDEFQAERYEAFRDTLLRSREDNRSTQMIGLALGVMAFTLLGWIALRVTRSITRPLEDAVGAADSIANGNWDTAIQSESRDETGHLIRAIRKMRDTIKHRIEDEKRQEQIKTRLSQLGDLMRGDMAIDKLGSNLLGYVIPTLNAQIGAFYTFDVERERLYMRAAYAMQRRKHLANDFALGESLVGQCGLEGKPIILEEVPEDYILVSSGTGNAVPRNLMVIPIFHEEELKGVLEIGSFRRFEEDDLTFLEQGVELIGVALHSAQNRLRLGEMLTRTQEQAKELSLQKEEMTRANQDLERQASELAASESRLQQQQEELKAINEELESQTQALRASEESLQAQQEELRVTNEELEAQARMLSEQKGEMSRKNTELETLHEELEDKVKELELSSKYKSEFLSTMSHELRTPLNSILILSNALGQNKKGNLEEKQVEHAQVIHSAGSDLLSLINDILDISKIEEGKMDVVIDEITPQDVSDYFQRHFTHVAENKGVGFNVVIEEEVPLHFYTDKQRLEQIVKNLLSNALKFTDEGSVTLTIARPAEDERIPGRTLERDSTVCFAVTDTGVGIAEDKQKLIFEAFQQADGTTSRKYGGTGLGLTISRELARLLGGEIGLRSDGLGQGATFTLYLPEGEALGAEAALEESMDVGANAEAHTAPTAPLAVEPSAEEYVVREKTVLVVEDDREFANVLVDLAADYGLESHICVDGESGLEYASRYRPSAIILDIGLPGIDGWEVMERLKADPRTQDIPVHFLSGKDERKKALDLGAIDFLTKPVSQEQMLSAFGTIEQAIEKNVRRLLVVEDSEAQHASIRELFDQKGVEITAVTSGEDALAALGERVYDCMILDLTLPDMTGFELLERLHEGDENEALPVVIYTGKDLTREEEARLRKYADRIILKTERSHERLLNEASLFLHWLESTLPSHRRGNPELIEHRDDIFEGKRLLLVDDDMRNIYALSAQLEELGFDIEIANNGREAIEALEASPQTDIVLMDIMMPEMDGYQAMGHIRKQPEFAALPILALTAKAMKDDRAKCLEAGANDYCSKPIDMSKLTSLMRVWLHR from the coding sequence ATGAGGTGGTTTCAGAATCTGTCCGTCCGGCTGAAGATTCTCGCCGTGGCGGTTTTGGGGATTGTGCTTTTTCTCGCTTACTTTTTGTACAGCTACTATATCGCCGCGACCAATATCGACCACTTGAGTCGCATCGAGAACCATGATTTTCCGGTGCTGGAGTTGGTGAACGCCAATAATCTGGAGTTCGTGGGGATCGCTGACGCTTACAGTACGGCCATCGCCCAGATCGATGAACGGCCGCTGGATGAGGCCAGGGTCCGTTCCGATCAGTTCCTGGAGCGGCTTGGCGATATCGATCGGCTGGATCCGGCGTTGACGGATGATGTGGACAAAATCCGCATGTCCTTCATCAATTATCTGAACGAGGCAACCGGCCTGGCCGAGGCGCTGATCGAAGACCCCATGACCCTGGTGAACAGCTACGCCTGGCTGGATCGGGTGGAGTTGCTGGAGCGTCAGCTCAAGCAGGTGCAGGATGAGTTCCAGGCCGAGCGCTATGAGGCTTTCCGGGACACTCTGCTGCGCAGCCGTGAAGATAACCGCAGCACGCAGATGATCGGTCTGGCACTGGGTGTGATGGCCTTTACCCTGCTGGGTTGGATTGCCTTGCGGGTGACGCGCTCCATCACCAGGCCATTGGAGGATGCGGTGGGGGCCGCGGACAGTATCGCCAATGGCAATTGGGATACCGCGATCCAGAGCGAAAGCCGGGACGAGACCGGCCATTTGATCCGTGCCATCCGCAAGATGCGGGACACCATCAAACATCGCATCGAGGACGAAAAACGTCAGGAACAGATCAAGACCCGCCTCTCCCAACTGGGGGATCTGATGCGTGGCGACATGGCCATCGACAAGCTCGGCAGCAATCTGCTGGGCTACGTGATTCCCACCTTGAACGCTCAGATTGGTGCCTTTTATACCTTCGATGTGGAGCGCGAGCGCCTGTATATGCGCGCGGCCTATGCCATGCAGCGCCGCAAGCACCTGGCCAATGATTTCGCTCTGGGTGAGTCCCTGGTCGGTCAGTGTGGGCTCGAGGGAAAACCCATTATTCTCGAAGAAGTCCCGGAGGATTACATCCTGGTGTCGTCCGGCACGGGCAACGCGGTGCCCCGTAATCTGATGGTCATTCCCATCTTCCATGAGGAGGAACTCAAGGGGGTGCTGGAGATCGGCTCGTTCCGGCGCTTCGAAGAGGATGATCTGACGTTCCTCGAGCAAGGGGTGGAACTGATCGGGGTGGCGCTGCATAGCGCGCAGAACCGGTTGCGTTTGGGGGAAATGCTGACCCGCACCCAGGAGCAGGCCAAGGAATTGAGTCTGCAGAAGGAGGAGATGACCCGGGCCAACCAGGATCTGGAACGCCAGGCTTCCGAGTTGGCGGCGTCCGAATCGCGCCTGCAGCAGCAACAGGAAGAGCTCAAGGCCATCAACGAGGAGCTGGAGTCGCAAACCCAGGCATTACGGGCTTCGGAGGAGTCATTGCAGGCGCAGCAGGAAGAGCTGCGGGTGACCAATGAGGAGCTGGAGGCCCAGGCGCGCATGCTCAGTGAGCAAAAAGGGGAGATGTCGCGCAAGAATACCGAGTTGGAGACGCTCCATGAGGAGCTGGAGGACAAGGTCAAGGAACTGGAGCTGTCGTCCAAGTACAAATCCGAGTTCCTCTCCACCATGTCCCACGAGCTGCGTACTCCGCTGAACTCGATCCTGATTCTGTCCAACGCCCTGGGGCAGAACAAGAAAGGCAACCTGGAAGAGAAGCAGGTGGAGCATGCTCAGGTGATTCATTCCGCCGGTTCCGACCTGCTGTCGCTGATCAACGACATCCTCGATATCTCCAAGATCGAGGAAGGCAAAATGGACGTGGTCATTGATGAGATCACGCCTCAGGACGTCTCTGATTACTTCCAGCGTCATTTCACCCATGTGGCTGAAAACAAGGGCGTGGGCTTCAATGTGGTGATTGAGGAGGAGGTGCCGCTGCATTTTTATACCGACAAGCAGCGGCTGGAACAGATCGTCAAGAACCTGCTCTCCAATGCTCTCAAATTCACTGATGAAGGCAGCGTAACGCTGACCATCGCCCGGCCGGCCGAGGATGAACGCATTCCCGGGCGGACCCTGGAACGCGACAGCACCGTGTGTTTTGCCGTCACCGATACTGGTGTGGGCATCGCCGAGGATAAGCAGAAACTGATCTTCGAGGCCTTCCAGCAGGCCGATGGCACCACCAGCCGCAAATATGGCGGCACCGGACTGGGGTTGACCATTTCCAGGGAACTGGCCCGTCTGCTGGGCGGGGAAATTGGCCTGCGCAGTGATGGGCTGGGGCAGGGCGCGACCTTCACTCTGTACTTGCCGGAAGGGGAGGCGCTGGGAGCCGAGGCCGCGCTGGAGGAGAGCATGGACGTGGGCGCCAACGCCGAAGCGCACACCGCCCCCACCGCGCCCCTCGCCGTGGAGCCGTCAGCGGAAGAATATGTGGTCCGGGAGAAGACCGTGCTGGTGGTGGAGGACGACCGTGAGTTCGCCAATGTGCTGGTGGATCTGGCGGCGGACTATGGGCTGGAGAGCCATATCTGTGTTGACGGCGAAAGCGGCTTGGAATACGCCAGCCGTTACCGTCCCAGCGCCATTATTCTGGACATCGGCCTGCCGGGTATCGACGGCTGGGAGGTAATGGAACGTCTCAAGGCGGACCCACGTACCCAGGACATTCCGGTGCACTTCCTGTCCGGCAAGGATGAGCGCAAGAAAGCGCTGGATCTGGGCGCCATCGACTTCCTGACCAAGCCGGTCAGCCAGGAGCAGATGCTGTCCGCGTTCGGCACCATCGAGCAGGCCATCGAAAAGAATGTCCGCCGCCTGTTGGTGGTGGAGGACAGCGAGGCACAGCACGCCAGCATCCGTGAGCTGTTCGATCAGAAGGGCGTTGAAATTACCGCGGTAACCAGCGGCGAGGACGCATTGGCGGCATTGGGCGAACGGGTCTACGACTGCATGATTCTGGACCTGACCCTGCCGGATATGACCGGCTTCGAACTGCTGGAGCGCCTGCACGAAGGTGACGAGAACGAGGCCCTGCCGGTGGTGATCTACACCGGCAAGGATCTGACCCGGGAAGAAGAGGCCAGGCTGCGCAAGTACGCGGACCGCATCATTCTCAAGACGGAGCGTTCCCACGAGCGATTGCTTAACGAGGCCTCGCTGTTCCTGCACTGGCTGGAATCCACTTTGCCGAGCCATCGGCGCGGCAATCCGGAGCTGATCGAGCACCGCGATGACATCTTCGAGGGCAAGCGGCTGCTGTTGGTGGACGACGATATGCGCAACATCTATGCACTGTCCGCTCAACTGGAAGAACTGGGCTTTGATATCGAGATTGCCAATAACGGCCGTGAAGCCATTGAAGCCCTGGAGGCGTCACCGCAAACGGATATCGTACTGATGGACATCATGATGCCGGAGATGGACGGTTATCAGGCGATGGGGCATATCCGGAAGCAACCCGAGTTCGCTGCACTGCCGATCCTGGCCCTCACCGCCAAGGCGATGAAGGATGACCGGGCCAAGTGCCTGGAGGCGGGAGCCAATGACTACTGCTCCAAACCCATCGACATGAGCAAGCTGACCTCGCTGATGCGGGTCTGGCTGCACCGCTAG
- a CDS encoding CheR family methyltransferase translates to MDVIDDDQIQIEDIEIRLLLEAIYQLYGYDFRAYSRASMRRRVMHRLTMSGFPSVTQMTERVLRDRQFFVTLLNDLTVNVTEMYRDPEFYRAFREEVVPVLKTFPFIKIWHAGCSTGEEIYSMAILLEEEGLYDRAMLYATDIDKNVLMAAKKGIYPIDAFKQYTENYRRAGGRKSLSEYATARYDSVIMEQRLKRNIVFADHDLATDQVFGEMHVILCRNVLIYFDRPLQERVIRLFDDSLDLGGFLCLGTKESLRFSGNEDAFDVINKSLRIFRKRQIPHNA, encoded by the coding sequence ATGGACGTGATCGACGACGATCAGATTCAAATCGAGGATATCGAGATCCGCTTGTTGCTGGAGGCGATCTACCAGCTCTACGGCTATGACTTTCGCGCCTACAGCCGGGCTTCCATGCGGCGCCGGGTGATGCATCGGCTGACCATGTCCGGCTTTCCCTCGGTGACGCAAATGACGGAACGGGTGCTGCGGGATCGCCAGTTTTTCGTCACTCTGCTCAATGACCTGACCGTCAACGTGACGGAAATGTACCGGGACCCGGAATTTTATCGCGCCTTCCGCGAGGAGGTGGTTCCGGTATTGAAGACGTTTCCCTTCATCAAGATCTGGCACGCTGGCTGCTCCACCGGCGAGGAAATTTATTCCATGGCCATTCTGCTGGAGGAGGAGGGGCTGTACGACCGGGCCATGTTGTACGCCACCGACATCGACAAGAACGTGCTGATGGCGGCAAAGAAAGGGATCTATCCCATCGATGCCTTCAAGCAGTACACCGAGAACTACCGCCGGGCCGGCGGCCGCAAGTCGCTGTCCGAGTACGCCACGGCGCGTTACGACAGTGTGATCATGGAGCAACGGTTAAAGCGCAACATCGTTTTTGCCGATCATGATCTGGCGACGGACCAGGTGTTCGGCGAGATGCATGTGATCTTGTGCCGCAATGTACTGATCTACTTTGACCGGCCGTTACAGGAACGGGTAATCCGCCTGTTCGACGACAGCCTGGATCTGGGCGGTTTCCTTTGCCTGGGGACCAAGGAAAGCCTGCGTTTCAGTGGGAACGAGGACGCCTTCGACGTGATCAACAAGTCGCTGCGCATCTTCCGTAAGCGACAGATCCCACATAACGCCTAA
- a CDS encoding response regulator, with protein sequence MIEQKLLLVDDQPANLVSLEAILEEEGRVLLKAESGQAALRIMLREDISLVLLDVQMPGMDGFEVAELMRQRKDTQTIPIIFVTAISKEKKYVFKGYQAGAVDYLFKPLDPLILKSKVNFFLELDRQRRDLLAKLKEAQAHRAAYEAEKARMQRERGGGSGTS encoded by the coding sequence ATGATCGAGCAGAAGCTGCTTTTGGTCGATGACCAACCCGCCAATCTGGTATCCCTGGAAGCCATTCTGGAGGAGGAAGGACGCGTGTTGCTCAAGGCCGAGTCCGGTCAGGCCGCCTTGAGGATCATGCTCAGGGAGGACATTTCGCTGGTGCTGCTGGATGTGCAGATGCCGGGCATGGACGGTTTCGAAGTGGCGGAGCTGATGCGTCAGCGCAAGGATACCCAGACCATTCCGATTATTTTCGTGACGGCTATCTCCAAAGAGAAAAAGTACGTGTTCAAGGGCTATCAGGCCGGCGCCGTGGATTACTTGTTCAAGCCGCTGGATCCGCTGATTCTGAAAAGTAAAGTCAACTTCTTCCTGGAACTGGACCGGCAACGCCGGGACCTGCTTGCCAAGCTGAAGGAAGCCCAGGCCCACCGCGCTGCCTATGAGGCGGAGAAGGCCCGCATGCAACGGGAACGTGGAGGCGGCTCCGGTACGTCCTGA
- a CDS encoding chemotaxis protein CheB gives MRRAVKAVVMGASWGGLNAFSTILAGLPARFPAAVLLVQHQHASADNRLAWLLSRYSTLPVRAPEDKEEILPGHVYVAPPGYHMLVNEDDTVALSTYRPVHFSRPSIDELFFSAGHAYGAALVGVLLTGANDDGSDGLDYIRRRGGHTLVQSPQSSEAPVMPEAAIIKGAAREVLDLERIGPYLADYLVGL, from the coding sequence ATGCGCCGGGCGGTGAAAGCGGTGGTAATGGGGGCGTCCTGGGGGGGATTGAACGCCTTCTCCACGATTCTGGCCGGTTTGCCGGCGCGGTTTCCGGCCGCCGTGCTGCTGGTCCAGCATCAACACGCCAGCGCCGACAACCGGCTGGCGTGGTTGTTGTCCCGCTACAGCACCTTGCCGGTACGGGCTCCGGAGGATAAGGAAGAGATTCTGCCTGGTCACGTTTATGTGGCGCCGCCGGGGTACCACATGCTGGTCAACGAGGACGACACCGTGGCACTTTCCACCTATCGGCCGGTGCATTTTTCCCGGCCGTCCATTGATGAGCTGTTCTTCTCCGCGGGTCATGCCTATGGCGCGGCGCTGGTTGGCGTATTGTTGACTGGCGCCAACGACGACGGCTCCGACGGTCTCGATTATATCCGTCGGCGCGGCGGCCACACTCTGGTGCAGTCACCGCAAAGCAGCGAGGCGCCGGTGATGCCCGAGGCGGCGATAATAAAAGGCGCGGCGCGGGAGGTGCTCGATCTGGAACGGATCGGGCCGTACCTGGCGGACTATTTGGTTGGGCTGTGA
- a CDS encoding response regulator: MKKQNILVVDDRQENLVAMEAVLEGEDRNLIMAKSGDEALARALKYDLALILLDVQMPDMDGFEVATLLRQNRRTRHIPIIFVTAISKDQSYVFKGYQHGAVDYLFKPVDEQILEAKVNVFLELDRQRWRLRQAVVQMKRLKDENERLLQALGDAVIGTDADGVVSFCNASACALLDRERDSLLSRPITQVLPIVAGDDSSASWQDSPIFARCSQGEAWEGDLTLESDSEDAPQYLRVHANPVCRQDDPFTGTVFVLRPRHGEEPMRGPERRKHPRKQMFRELVVFDRGTGGNVGRLTNLSLGGFRLAMRRDAAPGEHWELGMVLPDRIGDVNTMSFDARVVWSEQGTGPSEYHGGFQFLDLSEANREIVETLMNRY; the protein is encoded by the coding sequence ATGAAAAAACAGAATATTCTGGTCGTGGACGACCGTCAGGAGAATCTGGTCGCCATGGAGGCGGTGCTGGAAGGGGAGGATCGTAACCTGATCATGGCGAAATCCGGTGATGAGGCCCTGGCGCGGGCGCTCAAATATGATCTCGCGCTGATTCTGCTCGACGTGCAAATGCCGGACATGGATGGCTTTGAGGTCGCCACGCTGTTGCGACAGAACCGCCGTACCCGGCACATTCCCATCATTTTCGTCACCGCCATTTCCAAGGATCAGAGCTACGTCTTCAAGGGTTATCAGCACGGCGCGGTGGACTACCTGTTCAAGCCGGTGGATGAACAAATCCTGGAAGCCAAGGTCAATGTCTTCCTGGAGCTGGATCGTCAGCGCTGGCGCTTGCGGCAAGCCGTGGTGCAGATGAAACGGCTCAAGGACGAGAACGAGCGTTTGCTGCAGGCGCTGGGAGACGCGGTCATCGGCACCGACGCGGACGGCGTGGTCAGTTTCTGTAACGCTTCCGCCTGTGCCTTGCTGGACCGCGAACGGGATTCGCTGCTGAGCCGGCCGATCACGCAAGTACTGCCTATCGTCGCAGGTGACGACAGCAGCGCAAGCTGGCAGGATAGCCCCATATTCGCCCGCTGCTCGCAAGGGGAAGCCTGGGAAGGCGATTTGACCCTGGAAAGCGACAGCGAGGATGCGCCTCAATACCTGCGGGTTCACGCCAATCCGGTGTGTCGTCAGGACGATCCGTTCACCGGGACGGTCTTCGTGCTGCGGCCACGCCATGGCGAGGAACCGATGCGCGGGCCGGAGCGCCGCAAGCATCCCCGTAAACAGATGTTTCGGGAATTGGTGGTGTTTGATCGGGGCACCGGTGGTAATGTGGGCAGGCTGACCAATCTGAGCCTGGGCGGGTTCCGGCTGGCCATGCGCCGTGATGCGGCGCCCGGCGAGCACTGGGAACTGGGCATGGTGCTTCCGGATCGAATCGGAGACGTGAACACCATGAGCTTCGATGCCCGGGTGGTGTGGAGTGAGCAGGGAACCGGTCCTTCGGAATATCACGGGGGGTTCCAGTTCCTGGATCTCTCGGAGGCGAATCGGGAGATTGTGGAGACGTTAATGAACAGGTATTGA
- the gspE gene encoding type II secretion system ATPase GspE gives MEEMQDGPLLLPYGFARRFGVLLREKEGRQELCCRRGANLSALSEVQRWLGALPPVVTLDDGAFNTAMALTYEQQRGAAAEAADNLEGLDLASLADSLPETSDLLEQEDDAPIIRLINALFQEAIRENASDIHIETFERRLVVRMRVDGVLREVLTPKRELAPLLVSRIKVMARMDIAEKRVPQDGRISLRLGGRDVDVRVSTMPSSNGERVVLRLLDKQAGRLQVSHLGMGKECDSRMRELIHKPHGIILVTGPTGSGKTTTLYASLTELNESTRNILTVEDPIEYQLEGIGQTQVNSKVDMTFARGLRAILRQDPDVVMVGEIRDLETAEIAVQASLTGHLVLSTLHTNTAVGAVTRLQDMGIEPFLLSSSLLGALAQRLVRVLCDDCKEGHEPTESERELMGLAPDQDAILYRPVGCEKCNHQGYRGRTGIYELVIIDEPMRQLIHDRAGELKLARHARTLTPSIRDDGWRKVLAGETTIEEVLRVTRED, from the coding sequence ATGGAAGAAATGCAGGATGGCCCCTTGCTGTTGCCCTACGGTTTCGCGCGCCGCTTCGGTGTGCTGCTGAGGGAAAAAGAAGGGCGCCAGGAGTTATGCTGCCGCCGTGGCGCGAATCTGTCCGCGCTGTCCGAAGTGCAACGCTGGCTGGGCGCCTTGCCCCCGGTGGTGACGTTGGATGACGGCGCTTTCAATACCGCCATGGCGCTGACCTATGAACAACAGCGCGGCGCCGCGGCGGAAGCCGCCGACAACCTGGAAGGCCTGGACCTGGCCAGCCTGGCGGATTCTCTGCCGGAAACCTCCGATCTGCTGGAACAGGAAGACGACGCGCCGATCATTCGCCTGATCAATGCCCTGTTTCAGGAAGCGATCCGCGAGAACGCCTCCGATATCCATATCGAAACCTTTGAACGCCGCCTGGTGGTGCGCATGCGCGTGGACGGCGTGCTGCGCGAAGTGCTGACGCCGAAACGGGAACTGGCACCGCTGCTGGTATCCCGGATCAAGGTTATGGCGCGCATGGACATCGCCGAAAAACGGGTTCCCCAGGACGGTCGTATTTCCCTGCGGCTCGGCGGCCGCGATGTGGATGTGCGGGTATCGACCATGCCCTCCAGCAATGGCGAACGGGTAGTGCTGCGTCTGCTGGACAAACAGGCCGGGCGGCTGCAAGTCTCCCATTTGGGCATGGGCAAAGAGTGTGATTCGCGCATGCGCGAACTGATCCACAAACCCCACGGCATCATTCTGGTTACCGGGCCCACCGGTTCCGGTAAAACCACCACGCTGTACGCGTCCCTGACCGAACTGAACGAATCCACCCGTAATATTCTTACCGTGGAAGACCCGATCGAATATCAGCTCGAAGGGATCGGCCAGACCCAGGTCAATTCCAAGGTGGACATGACCTTCGCCCGTGGTTTGCGGGCGATTCTCCGCCAGGATCCGGACGTAGTGATGGTGGGGGAGATTCGCGACCTGGAAACCGCCGAAATTGCGGTGCAGGCATCACTGACCGGGCACCTGGTGCTTTCCACCCTGCACACCAATACCGCGGTGGGCGCGGTGACCCGTCTGCAGGACATGGGTATCGAACCCTTCCTGCTCTCCAGCTCCCTGCTCGGAGCCCTGGCCCAACGGCTGGTGAGAGTGTTGTGCGACGACTGCAAGGAAGGCCATGAGCCGACCGAAAGCGAGCGCGAGTTAATGGGGCTGGCACCGGACCAGGACGCCATCCTGTATCGTCCGGTGGGCTGTGAAAAATGCAATCATCAAGGTTATCGCGGGCGTACCGGCATCTATGAGCTGGTGATCATCGATGAGCCCATGCGTCAGTTGATTCATGACCGCGCCGGTGAACTGAAACTGGCCCGCCATGCCCGCACCCTGACGCCGAGTATCCGTGATGACGGCTGGCGCAAGGTGCTGGCAGGAGAAACCACCATCGAGGAAGTGTTGCGGGTCACTCGGGAAGACTGA
- the gspF gene encoding type II secretion system inner membrane protein GspF, whose translation MPAFEYRSLDHRGKVKKGTAEADSARQVRQQLRDKGWVPLEVVETRDRGGQGGLRLSGGSNKLKGAEQALVTRQLATLLKSGLPVEQALSAVAKQAANPRVERIMMAVRAKVLEGFSLARALAEFPRAFPEMYRATVAAGEQSGHLEQVLEQLADYLETRHDTGRSVSQAMIYPAFIMVFSMVLIGFLMTFVVPKMVAVFENRDQKLPAITEVVIWLSDFSRDWGWLVVLVVIGAITLFARALREPGFRLRVHRRLVNIPLVGTMLRASDAARLASTLGILGRSGVPLVDALFIAAQVVGNLAIREAVKNAAARVREGGNLSRALDKSGFFPPMLVQMIASGETSGELDHMLTRAADYQERELNSTVSTLVGLLGPIMLLVMAGFVIMIVLAVMLPIMQMNNFMAG comes from the coding sequence ATGCCCGCGTTTGAATACCGTTCCCTGGATCACCGGGGCAAAGTCAAAAAAGGCACCGCCGAGGCCGACAGCGCCCGCCAGGTCCGCCAACAGCTGCGGGACAAAGGCTGGGTGCCGCTGGAAGTGGTGGAAACCCGCGACCGGGGCGGGCAGGGCGGACTGCGTCTGTCCGGCGGTTCCAACAAACTCAAGGGTGCTGAGCAGGCACTGGTGACGCGCCAACTGGCGACGCTGCTCAAATCCGGCCTGCCGGTGGAGCAGGCGCTGTCCGCGGTGGCCAAGCAGGCCGCCAACCCGCGTGTCGAACGGATCATGATGGCGGTTCGCGCCAAGGTTCTGGAAGGCTTCAGTCTGGCCCGCGCCCTGGCGGAGTTCCCGCGTGCCTTCCCGGAAATGTATCGGGCCACGGTGGCGGCCGGCGAGCAGAGCGGCCACCTGGAGCAAGTGCTCGAGCAACTGGCCGATTACCTGGAGACCCGCCATGACACTGGCCGTTCGGTGTCGCAGGCGATGATTTACCCGGCTTTCATCATGGTCTTCTCCATGGTGTTGATCGGCTTTTTGATGACTTTCGTGGTGCCCAAAATGGTGGCGGTGTTTGAAAACCGCGATCAGAAACTGCCCGCCATTACCGAGGTGGTGATCTGGCTCAGTGATTTTTCCCGCGACTGGGGCTGGCTGGTGGTACTGGTTGTAATCGGCGCCATCACGTTGTTTGCCCGGGCCCTGCGCGAACCCGGGTTTCGCCTGCGCGTGCATCGGCGTTTGGTCAATATTCCTTTGGTGGGTACCATGCTGCGCGCTTCGGACGCCGCCCGCCTGGCCAGCACCCTGGGCATTCTCGGCCGCTCCGGCGTACCGTTGGTGGACGCTCTGTTCATTGCCGCCCAAGTGGTCGGCAATCTGGCCATCCGCGAGGCGGTCAAGAATGCGGCGGCGCGGGTTCGCGAGGGCGGCAACCTCAGCCGTGCGCTGGACAAGAGTGGTTTCTTCCCGCCCATGCTGGTGCAGATGATCGCCAGCGGCGAGACCTCCGGCGAGCTGGATCATATGCTCACCCGGGCGGCGGATTACCAGGAACGGGAGCTCAATAGTACGGTCAGTACTCTTGTGGGACTGCTGGGGCCGATCATGCTGCTGGTGATGGCGGGATTCGTGATTATGATTGTCCTGGCGGTGATGCTGCCGATCATGCAGATGAACAATTTCATGGCGGGATAA